The proteins below are encoded in one region of Paenisporosarcina cavernae:
- the rnpM gene encoding RNase P modulator RnpM — protein sequence MATMKKIPMRKCVATNDMFPKKELIRIVRSKEGEVSVDLTGKKSGRGAYLSKSEEAIKLAKKRNSLENHLETKIPSEIYDELEKIVAKEKLS from the coding sequence ATGGCAACAATGAAGAAAATCCCAATGAGAAAGTGTGTCGCAACAAACGACATGTTTCCAAAAAAGGAATTGATTCGAATTGTTCGTTCGAAAGAAGGAGAAGTCTCTGTAGACTTGACAGGAAAGAAATCTGGTCGCGGAGCATATCTCTCGAAGTCTGAGGAAGCAATTAAATTGGCAAAAAAACGTAATTCATTAGAGAACCATTTAGAAACGAAAATTCCAAGTGAAATCTACGATGAATTAGAAAAAATTGTTGCGAAAGAAAAACTTTCATGA
- a CDS encoding YlxQ family RNA-binding protein, translating into MKEQAILQTLGLATRARMLITGEELVLKEIRSNKAKIVILAKDASENTRKKFSDKCSFYNVELHEFSDRYTLGHATGKEARVALAITDAGFAKKLSGLLNESNRG; encoded by the coding sequence ATGAAGGAACAAGCAATACTCCAGACTCTTGGGTTAGCGACACGCGCAAGAATGTTAATCACAGGGGAAGAACTTGTTCTAAAAGAAATTCGAAGCAATAAAGCAAAAATTGTTATTCTTGCAAAAGATGCTTCTGAAAATACACGGAAGAAATTTTCCGATAAATGTTCGTTTTACAACGTTGAGTTGCATGAATTTTCCGATCGTTACACATTGGGACATGCTACAGGAAAAGAGGCCCGCGTGGCACTCGCCATTACTGATGCCGGTTTCGCAAAAAAACTATCCGGCCTTCTCAACGAATCTAACCGGGGGTGA
- the rbfA gene encoding 30S ribosome-binding factor RbfA gives MSTRSTRIGEQMKKELSEIISRKLKDPRIGFVTVTDVEVTGDLQQATVFITVLGDEKKREETLKGLAKAKGFMRTEIGQRIRLRKTPELMFEFDESADYGNRIDSLLRSLNDETTSEQEE, from the coding sequence ATGAGTACTCGTTCGACAAGAATTGGCGAGCAAATGAAAAAAGAATTAAGCGAAATCATTTCTCGAAAATTAAAAGACCCAAGGATTGGCTTCGTCACTGTAACAGACGTGGAAGTCACAGGTGATCTCCAGCAGGCAACTGTGTTCATCACAGTTCTAGGTGATGAAAAAAAGAGAGAAGAAACACTTAAAGGTTTAGCGAAAGCGAAAGGCTTTATGCGAACAGAAATTGGTCAACGAATCCGATTACGTAAAACTCCTGAACTTATGTTTGAGTTTGACGAATCAGCAGATTACGGTAACCGTATTGACTCTCTATTGCGTTCACTCAACGACGAGACAACAAGCGAACAAGAAGAATAA
- the infB gene encoding translation initiation factor IF-2, with the protein MSKLRVHEYAKQINKPSKEVIDQLKKWDVPVSNHMSTIETTVVSKLDGVFKQSAKPTSTASSNTQNPRPSQGGQGSRPSQGAQGNRPSQGAQGNRPGQGNRPAQGGQGNRPAQGAQGNRPAQGGQGNRPAQGGQGNRPAQGGQGNRPAQGGQGNRPAQGGQGNRPAQGAQGNRPAQGGQGNRPAQGAQGNRPGQGNRNFGGRPGGYGNNSPGTGNRAGSRGKGKGKSKQPVQPPVPMKEKELPEKITFFESLTVGELAKKLGREPSEIIKKLFMLGVMATINQELDKDAIELICTDYGVEVEEEIRIDKTDLETYFESDEEQPAGELKERPPVVTIMGHVDHGKTTLLDSIRNTKVTAGEAGGITQHIGAYQVVENGKKITFLDTPGHAAFTTMRARGAKVTDLTILVVAADDGVMPQTVEAINHAKAAEVPIIVAVNKMDKEAANPDRVMQELTEHGLVPEAWGGDTIFAPISALKGDGIDNLLDMVLLVAEVAELKADAKRKAIGTVIEAQLDKGRGSVATLLVQDGTLNVGDPIVVGNTFGRVRAMVNDIGRRVKEAGPSTPVEITGLNDVPQAGDRFVVFEDEKTARAVGESRATTAIQEQRSEKTRVTLDNLFDQMKQGEMKDLNIIVKADVQGSVEAMAASLMKLDVEGVNVRIIHTGAGAITESDISLAAASNAIVIGFNVRPDLNAKRAAEEEGVDIRLHRVIYKVIEEIESAMKGMLDPEFQEKIIGQAEVRETFKVSKIGTIAGSYVTEGKITRDSGIRVIRDGIVVFEGELESLKRFKDDAKEVAKGYECGITVKSYNDVKEGDVIEAYVMEEIKR; encoded by the coding sequence ATGAGTAAACTTAGGGTACATGAATATGCGAAACAAATTAACAAACCGAGTAAAGAAGTTATTGATCAATTAAAGAAGTGGGACGTACCTGTTTCCAATCATATGTCGACAATTGAAACTACTGTCGTATCAAAATTAGATGGGGTTTTTAAGCAATCAGCGAAGCCAACTTCAACTGCTTCTTCAAATACCCAAAATCCACGTCCATCTCAAGGCGGACAAGGAAGCCGTCCGTCTCAAGGAGCACAAGGAAACCGTCCATCTCAAGGAGCACAAGGAAACCGTCCAGGGCAAGGGAACCGTCCCGCTCAAGGCGGACAAGGGAACCGTCCAGCACAAGGGGCACAAGGAAATCGTCCAGCACAAGGCGGACAAGGGAACCGTCCTGCTCAAGGCGGACAAGGAAATCGTCCAGCACAAGGTGGGCAAGGAAACCGTCCGGCTCAAGGCGGACAAGGAAACCGTCCAGCACAAGGCGGACAAGGAAACCGTCCGGCTCAAGGGGCACAAGGAAACCGTCCAGCACAAGGCGGACAAGGAAACCGTCCAGCTCAAGGGGCACAAGGAAACCGTCCAGGGCAAGGGAACCGTAATTTTGGTGGACGTCCAGGTGGATACGGCAACAATAGTCCAGGTACTGGAAACAGAGCTGGCAGCCGTGGAAAAGGAAAAGGAAAAAGCAAGCAACCAGTTCAACCACCTGTTCCAATGAAAGAAAAAGAACTACCTGAAAAAATTACGTTCTTTGAATCATTGACAGTTGGTGAACTTGCAAAAAAATTAGGCAGAGAGCCTTCTGAAATTATCAAAAAGTTATTTATGCTTGGTGTAATGGCTACCATTAACCAAGAATTAGATAAAGATGCGATTGAGTTAATCTGTACAGATTACGGTGTTGAAGTGGAAGAAGAGATCCGTATCGATAAAACAGATTTAGAAACATATTTTGAATCGGATGAAGAACAACCAGCAGGCGAATTAAAAGAACGTCCTCCGGTTGTTACGATTATGGGACACGTCGATCACGGGAAAACGACACTTCTTGACTCCATTCGAAATACAAAAGTTACTGCTGGCGAAGCAGGCGGTATTACGCAACATATTGGGGCATATCAAGTTGTAGAAAATGGCAAGAAAATTACCTTCTTGGATACTCCTGGACATGCTGCATTTACTACAATGCGTGCTCGCGGAGCAAAAGTAACCGATTTAACTATCTTAGTTGTTGCAGCGGATGATGGTGTTATGCCACAAACCGTGGAAGCAATTAACCACGCGAAAGCAGCAGAAGTTCCAATTATCGTTGCTGTGAATAAAATGGATAAAGAAGCGGCAAATCCTGACCGTGTTATGCAAGAGCTAACGGAACATGGTTTAGTTCCTGAGGCTTGGGGCGGAGATACTATTTTTGCTCCAATTTCAGCATTAAAAGGTGATGGAATTGATAACCTTCTTGATATGGTGTTATTAGTTGCAGAAGTGGCTGAACTTAAAGCTGACGCTAAACGTAAAGCAATTGGTACAGTGATCGAAGCGCAACTTGATAAAGGACGAGGATCAGTTGCAACGTTACTTGTACAAGATGGTACGTTGAACGTTGGGGATCCAATCGTAGTAGGGAATACATTTGGACGTGTTCGAGCAATGGTAAATGACATTGGTCGTCGCGTAAAAGAAGCCGGCCCAAGTACCCCTGTTGAAATTACTGGGTTGAACGATGTACCACAAGCTGGCGATCGTTTCGTTGTATTTGAAGATGAAAAAACAGCTCGTGCAGTCGGTGAATCTCGTGCTACGACAGCGATTCAAGAACAACGCTCTGAAAAAACACGCGTAACACTAGATAACTTGTTTGATCAAATGAAACAAGGCGAGATGAAAGACTTAAATATTATCGTGAAAGCAGACGTTCAAGGTTCTGTAGAAGCAATGGCTGCATCATTGATGAAATTAGATGTAGAAGGCGTAAATGTACGAATCATTCATACAGGCGCAGGAGCTATTACAGAATCGGACATTTCATTAGCAGCTGCTTCAAATGCTATTGTAATTGGATTCAATGTTCGTCCTGACTTGAATGCGAAACGCGCTGCGGAAGAAGAAGGCGTAGATATTCGTTTACACCGCGTTATTTACAAAGTGATTGAAGAAATTGAGTCTGCAATGAAAGGAATGCTTGATCCAGAGTTCCAAGAAAAAATTATTGGGCAAGCAGAAGTACGCGAAACGTTCAAAGTTTCAAAAATCGGTACAATTGCAGGAAGCTATGTAACAGAAGGTAAAATTACTCGTGATAGCGGCATTCGTGTCATCCGTGATGGCATTGTCGTATTTGAAGGGGAATTAGAATCTTTAAAACGCTTCAAAGATGATGCAAAAGAAGTGGCAAAAGGGTATGAGTGTGGTATTACAGTGAAAAGCTATAATGACGTTAAAGAAGGCGACGTAATTGAAGCGTACGTTATGGAAGAGATCAAACGTTAA
- the nusA gene encoding transcription termination factor NusA — MGSELLDALTALEKQKGISRDVLIEAIEAALVTAYKRNFNQAQNVRVDLNLDNGSMRVFSRKDVMEEVLDERLHISLEDAKEVNPAYELGDVVEQEVTPRNFGRIAAQTAKQVVTQRVREAERGLIYEEFVDREEDIVNGIVERLDARNIYVGLGKVEAVLPQNEQIQQETYHPHDRIKVFITKVERTTRGPQVFVSRTHPGLLRRLFEMEVPEIYDGIVEIKSIAREAGDRSKISVVAHQEDIDPVGSCVGSKGSRVQTIVNELNGEKIDIVEWSEDPVTFVANALSPSKVLDVQVNEEEKSTTVVVPDYQLSLAIGKRGQNARLAAKLTGWKIDIKSETDARELGIYPSAIASTSFDEYDDYEESYEEEEFDLYQDSEDESN, encoded by the coding sequence ATGGGTAGTGAATTGTTAGATGCTTTAACAGCATTGGAAAAACAGAAGGGAATTTCCCGAGATGTCTTAATCGAAGCGATCGAAGCGGCATTAGTGACAGCGTACAAACGCAATTTCAACCAAGCACAAAATGTGCGTGTAGACTTAAATTTAGATAATGGCTCCATGCGAGTATTCTCCCGTAAAGATGTAATGGAAGAAGTATTAGATGAGCGTCTGCATATTTCATTAGAAGATGCGAAAGAAGTAAATCCAGCTTATGAGTTAGGCGATGTAGTAGAGCAAGAAGTCACACCACGTAATTTCGGTCGAATTGCTGCTCAGACTGCTAAACAAGTTGTTACTCAGCGTGTACGTGAAGCGGAACGCGGATTGATTTACGAAGAGTTTGTTGATCGTGAAGAAGATATCGTGAACGGAATTGTCGAGCGTTTAGATGCTCGAAATATTTACGTTGGTCTTGGAAAAGTGGAAGCAGTTTTACCACAAAACGAGCAAATTCAACAAGAGACGTATCACCCACATGATCGTATTAAAGTGTTCATCACTAAAGTAGAACGTACCACACGTGGGCCACAGGTTTTTGTTTCAAGAACACATCCTGGATTACTTCGTCGTCTATTTGAAATGGAAGTTCCAGAAATTTACGATGGTATTGTGGAGATCAAGTCTATTGCTCGTGAAGCAGGGGATCGTTCAAAGATTTCTGTTGTCGCTCACCAGGAAGATATCGATCCAGTTGGATCGTGTGTCGGTTCAAAAGGTTCGCGAGTTCAAACTATCGTGAATGAATTAAATGGAGAAAAAATTGACATCGTGGAATGGTCAGAAGATCCAGTTACGTTTGTAGCGAATGCGCTTAGCCCTTCGAAAGTGCTTGATGTACAAGTAAATGAAGAAGAAAAGTCTACAACAGTTGTCGTACCGGATTATCAGTTGTCACTTGCGATCGGAAAACGTGGTCAAAATGCTCGTTTAGCTGCTAAGCTTACTGGCTGGAAAATTGATATTAAAAGTGAAACGGATGCACGTGAATTAGGAATTTATCCATCCGCAATTGCCTCTACTTCTTTCGATGAGTATGACGATTATGAAGAGTCATATGAAGAAGAGGAATTTGATTTATATCAAGATTCGGAAGATGAATCCAACTGA
- the truB gene encoding tRNA pseudouridine(55) synthase TruB, which yields MNGILPLWKEKGMTSHDCVFKLRKILHMKRIGHTGTLDPSVEGVLPICIGESTKVAEYLTDSGKEYIAEITIGSSTTTEDADGEVLEENDEVFTITREELQRHLNALTGEIEQIPPMYSAVKVNGKKLYEYARKGLEVERPKRTVTIHEFELLDSLNSWSGKSITFTARIACSKGTYIRTLATQVGELLGYPAHMSHLERTKSASFKKDDCYTLQEVQDMMDQQVLDEHLFPIDYALQDFPHVEVPESMEKAIQNGQVLEAHTILEDEPKLVWTKNLQPFAVYVKHPTKEGKMKPEKMFVYLSEEVTTK from the coding sequence ATGAATGGAATTTTACCTCTTTGGAAAGAAAAAGGAATGACCTCACATGATTGTGTTTTTAAATTAAGAAAAATTCTTCACATGAAACGCATTGGTCATACAGGAACGCTCGACCCAAGTGTCGAAGGAGTATTGCCGATTTGCATTGGTGAAAGTACAAAAGTGGCGGAATATTTGACTGATTCAGGAAAAGAATACATTGCAGAAATTACTATTGGTTCCTCTACCACAACCGAGGATGCCGATGGTGAAGTGCTTGAAGAAAACGACGAAGTGTTTACTATTACACGGGAAGAATTGCAACGCCATTTAAACGCCCTGACAGGAGAAATTGAACAAATTCCACCCATGTATTCTGCTGTAAAAGTAAATGGGAAAAAACTATACGAATATGCTCGTAAAGGGTTGGAGGTAGAACGTCCTAAGCGTACTGTAACGATTCATGAATTCGAATTGCTGGACTCTCTCAATAGTTGGAGTGGAAAATCGATTACCTTTACTGCTAGGATTGCTTGTTCGAAAGGGACGTATATTCGTACTTTAGCTACGCAAGTTGGAGAACTTCTTGGCTATCCTGCTCATATGTCTCATTTAGAACGAACAAAGTCAGCTTCTTTTAAGAAAGATGATTGTTATACACTTCAAGAGGTGCAGGATATGATGGATCAACAAGTTTTGGATGAACATTTATTTCCTATCGATTATGCTTTACAAGATTTCCCGCATGTTGAAGTCCCAGAGAGTATGGAAAAGGCAATTCAAAATGGACAAGTGCTAGAAGCTCACACAATATTAGAAGATGAGCCAAAATTAGTGTGGACGAAAAACCTTCAACCATTTGCAGTTTACGTGAAACATCCAACAAAAGAAGGTAAAATGAAACCCGAGAAAATGTTTGTATACTTATCGGAAGAAGTGACTACGAAATGA
- a CDS encoding bifunctional riboflavin kinase/FAD synthetase, which produces MIVEYLSYPGHLTLTKMDQPLSVAIGFFDGIHLGHQQVIEQAKKVAKEKGIQSAVMTFDPHPSIVLGHRNERVFYITPLEQKLELLKKMDIDVVIIIRFTSDFASLSAKDFIEQVLVNNRILSVTAGFDFSFGAFGKGTMDTLRRESNDRYAVHEIQRIADPKEKISSTRIREELTTGDMLAAKRMLGRPYRFPGIVVHGDKRGRTIGFPTANIAPSEGVFIPKVGVYAVKMLVQDSWVNGVCNVGYKPTVQDPEGKKLTVEVHLFNFDKTIYGEHVEVAWFDRIRDEQKFNGLDELKMQIEKDKQQAELILEKALH; this is translated from the coding sequence ATGATTGTAGAATATTTAAGTTACCCAGGTCATTTGACATTAACAAAAATGGATCAACCCTTGTCTGTGGCAATTGGTTTTTTTGACGGGATCCATTTAGGACATCAACAAGTTATTGAGCAAGCTAAAAAAGTTGCGAAAGAAAAAGGCATACAGTCTGCCGTCATGACATTTGATCCGCATCCCTCCATCGTATTAGGTCATCGGAATGAACGGGTCTTTTACATAACACCTTTAGAACAAAAATTGGAGTTGTTAAAAAAGATGGATATTGATGTGGTCATCATTATTCGTTTTACTTCTGACTTTGCTTCTTTAAGTGCGAAAGATTTTATCGAACAAGTACTAGTAAATAACCGTATCTTATCCGTCACAGCTGGATTTGATTTTTCATTTGGAGCTTTTGGAAAAGGCACGATGGACACACTCCGAAGAGAATCGAATGACCGTTATGCAGTGCATGAGATTCAACGAATTGCTGATCCGAAAGAAAAAATTAGTTCAACGAGAATACGAGAAGAATTGACTACTGGAGACATGTTAGCTGCAAAACGGATGTTAGGCAGACCGTATCGATTCCCAGGGATTGTTGTGCACGGGGACAAACGAGGAAGAACGATTGGATTTCCAACGGCAAATATTGCTCCAAGTGAAGGCGTTTTTATTCCAAAAGTTGGTGTATACGCAGTGAAAATGCTTGTTCAAGACAGTTGGGTCAATGGGGTCTGTAATGTCGGATATAAACCAACCGTGCAAGATCCAGAAGGAAAAAAATTAACAGTTGAAGTGCATTTATTTAACTTTGATAAAACAATCTATGGAGAGCACGTGGAAGTTGCATGGTTTGACCGTATTCGGGATGAACAGAAATTTAATGGGCTTGATGAGTTGAAAATGCAAATAGAAAAAGACAAACAACAAGCGGAATTAATCTTAGAAAAGGCATTGCACTAA